From the Lathyrus oleraceus cultivar Zhongwan6 chromosome 4, CAAS_Psat_ZW6_1.0, whole genome shotgun sequence genome, one window contains:
- the LOC127073973 gene encoding plant intracellular Ras-group-related LRR protein 9: MDPNPGTFPILSYVMSRLQSFGARSPTHDSKSEFNPEKPQPSHHPSSSSSPSSIVGQMPNLTDPKLLASMTQAISDVSQARSVLKLIGDRPTHEEVDTAKAKLVDLEAHLLRQLEEIVSLPRPPEIDENQWRTHVTERETKCRESAEKEKRDYKSLLQRDEMHDAYEKLLKDAETRLVKIYEEDDGGNGNDGDVAEDGEGGEHVRRILQEAREQNVERVDLKRQHLKTLPEGFCQISSLVVLNLSTNQLVVIPDTISGLQNLEELNISTNLLKSLPDSIGFLHKLKILNVSGNKLTHLPDSISQCRSLVELDASFNSLSYLPTNIGFELQKLQKLLISLNKIRSLPSSICEMKSLRCLDAHFNELHGLPSAIGKLTSLEVLNLSSNFSDLQELPETFGDLSSLKELDLSNNQIHALPDTFGRLDSLTKLNLEQNPIELPPMEIVNEGVQAIKSYMAKRWIELLAEEERKKTIELPEQGQGAWLTRSASWLKNVSGNVTEYIGSISPRSPRSPTDHFLNQQL; this comes from the exons ATGGATCCCAACCCGGGGACATTCCCCATTCTCTCCTACGTCATGTCCCGTCTACAATCCTTCGGCGCCAGATCTCCAACCCATGATTCCAAATCCGAATTCAATCCCGAAAAACCACAACCCTCACATCatccatcatcatcatcatctcctTCTTCAATCGTCGGCCAAATGCCGAATCTCACCGACCCAAAACTATTGGCCTCCATGACCCAAGCCATCTCAGACGTCTCCCAAGCCCGATCAGTCCTCAAACTCATCGGCGACCGGCCCACACACGAGGAAGTTGACACCGCCAAGGCCAAACTGGTCGACCTCGAGGCCCATTTATTGCGCCAATTGGAAGAGATCGTGAGCCTCCCTAGGCCGCCTGAGATCGACGAAAACCAATGGCGGACTCATGTTACCGAAAGAGAGACGAAGTGTAGAGAATCTGCTGAAAAAGAGAAACGAGATTATAAGTCGCTGTTGCAAAGAGATGAGATGCATGATGCTTATGAGAAGCTTCTTAAGGACGCGGAGACAAGGCTTGTGAAGATTTATGAAGAGGATGATGGTGGTAACGGTAATGACGGTGACGTGGCGGAGGATGGTGAAGGTGGAGAACATGTTAGGAGGATATTGCAGGAGGCGCGTGAGCAAAATGTTGAGCGAGTGGATCTTAAGAGGCAACATTTGAAAACCTTGCCGGAGGGCTTTTGCCAGATTTCTTCTTTGGTGGTCCTCAATCTCTCCACTAATCAGCTTGTG GTGATTCCTGACACAATATCTGGATTGCAAAATCTTGAGGAGCTTAATATCTCTACCAATCTTTTGAAGTCACTTCCAGATTCAATTGGCTTCTTACATAAGTTGAAAATCCTCAATGTCTCAGGAAATAAGTTGACTCACCTTCCTGATTCCATCAGCCAGTGCAG ATCATTGGTGGAGCTAGATGCAAGCTTTAATAGCCTATCATATTTGCCAACAAACATAGGATTCGAATTACAGAAATTACAGAAGCTCCTGATTAGTTTAAACAAGATACGATCCCTTCCGTCGTCTATTTGCGAGATGAAGTCATTGCGCTGTCTAGATGCTCACTTCAACGAGCTCCACGGGCTTCCTAGCGCAATCGGGAAACTGACTAGTCTTGAAGTTCTCAATCTGAGTAGTAACTTCAGTGACCTTCAAGAATTACCAGAGACTTTCGGCGATCTAAGTAGCCTTAAGGAATTGGATCTTAGCAACAATCAAATTCACGCACTTCCTGATACATTTGGTCGCCTCGATAGTTTAACCAAGCTAAACTTGGAGCAAAACCCTATTGAATTGCCACCTATGGAGATTGTAAATGAAGGTGTGCAAGCCATTAAGTCCTACATGGCCAAGAGGTGGATTGAGTTATTAGCAGAGGAAGAGAGGAAAAAGACGATTGAGTTGCCAGAACAAGGACAGGGTGCTTGGTTAACACGAAGTGCGTCCTGGTTGAAGAATGTTTCTGGAAATGTAACTGAGTATATTGGAAGTATCTCCCCGAGATCCCCGAGATCTCCGACTGATCACTTTCTTAATCAGCAACTATGA